From a single Opisthocomus hoazin isolate bOpiHoa1 chromosome 6, bOpiHoa1.hap1, whole genome shotgun sequence genomic region:
- the TMEM121 gene encoding transmembrane protein 121 encodes MVLPPPDKRHVCLTTIVIMTSMAFMDAYLVEQNQGPRKIGVCIIVLVGDICFLIVLRYVAVWVGAEVKTAKRGYAMILWFLYIFVLEIKLYFIFQNYKADKKNLETVARKALTLLLSICVPGLYLVLVALDSMEYIRTFRKKEDLRGRLFWVALDLLDILDIQANLWEPHRTGLPIWAEGLMFFYCYILLLILPCVSLSEISMQGEHIAPQKMMLYPVLSLVTINIVTIFIRAINMVLFQDSRVSTIFIGKNIIAIATKACTFLEYKRQVKEFPQNAIALELQQNSLSHNQTIHSVQGIPHEPSPTSEILDT; translated from the coding sequence ATGGTGCTGCCGCCGCCCGACAAACGCCACGTTTGTCTGACCACCATCGTCATCATGACCAGCATGGCCTTCATGGACGCCTACCTGGTGGAGCAGAACCAGGGGCCCCGTAAGATTGGCGTCTGCATCATCGTGCTGGTGGGGGACATCTGCTTCCTCATCGTGCTGCGTTACGTGGCAGTATGGGTGGGGGCAGAGGTGAAGACGGCCAAGAGGGGCTATGCCATGATCCTGTGGTTCCTCTACATCTTCGTGCTGGAGATCAAGCTGTATTTCATCTTTCAGAATTACAAGGCGGACAAGAAGAACCTGGAGACGGTGGCCAGGAAAGCCCTGACCCTGCTCCTCTCCATCTGTGTGCCGGGGCTCTACCTGGTGCTGGTGGCCTTGGACAGCATGGAGTACATACGGACCTTTCGGAAGAAAGAGGACTTGCGGGGACGCCTCTTCTGGGTGGCCCTTGATCTGCTGGATATCTTGGACATCCAGGCCAACCTGTGGGAGCCGCACAGGACCGGCCTGCCCATCTGGGCGGAGGGTCTCATGTTCTTCTACTGCTACATACTCCTCCTGATCCTGCCTTGCGTGTCCCTCAGCGAGATCAGCATGCAAGGGGAACACATTGCCCCACAAAAAATGATGCTCTATCCTGTCCTCAGCCTGGTGACCATTAACATCGTCACCATCTTCATCCGGGCCATCAACATGGTCTTGTTCCAGGACAGCAGGGTCTCCACCATCTTTATCGGCAAGAACATCATTGCGATCGCCACCAAGGCGTGCACCTTCCTTGAGTACAAGCGGCAGGTGAAGGAGTTCCCCCAGAACGCCATCGCCCTGGAGCTTCAGCAGAACTCCCTCTCCCACAACCAGACCATTCACAGCGTACAGGGCATCCCCCATGAGCCATCGCCCACCAGCGAGATCCTGGACACATGA